The region AAGGATATCAAACCGATCTAAGCCATAGTTTAACCTCTAGCACTGTTGGTTTTGGAGGCGAATTTAAGGTTACCGATAAACTAGACCTTAACCTCGGAATGCTTTACACTATGTACACCTCTGATGCTAAGAATGGTTCTTACACCATGGCAACCACTCAGGTTGTAAACTACAAGGAAACCTATAATCGTACCAATATAGACTTCTCTATTGGAATAGGCTATCACTTTTAATAAATAATTTACTATCTTGTTCGGGGTTAGGGAATTCCTAGCCCCGAACTATTTAAATGCTATGGCTAAAATAATTTGCACTCTAGTTCTTCTTGCCTTAATCCCATTTAGTACAAAGGCACAACTTGAAGTAATTAAGCCTTTTGCCGCAGAACAATCACATGGGGAACTTAACATAGACAGAATTACATTCTATGGAGATTCTACTGTTTTTAACCTGTCTGTAACCAATAAATTAGATAATGGAGGGTGGTTTTGCGCCGATAAGAATATTTACGTAGAAAATCCATCAACCCATCAACGCTATCAAATTATACATTCGGTAGGAATTCCAAATTGCCCTGATGTATATAGTTTCAAAAAGAAAGGTGAAACGTTGTTGTTTTCATTGGTATTCCCTTATATACAGCAAGGCTCACGAACACTAAATCTAGTGGAGGACTGCAATCAATCCTGTTTCAATTTCAAGGGAATAATCCTCGATGAAAAACTAAATACCGATATAAGAACATTCAACCAAGGAATGGAGCAGTATACCAACAATAAAATAGACGAAGCTGTTACTTGTTTTACAAAAGTAATTGAAGAAATCCCTCCTTTCCCAACTCATGTTTACGGATACTCGTTCTACCATTTAGTGGTAATATATCAGAATAAAAATGATAACCCAACGGCCAAGTACTGGTTCGATCAATTAGAAAAATCATCACTTCCCGACAAGCAATACTTCATTGATGCAATTAGGAAGAACAACGGAATTCCGAAATAAAAAAGCCCGATTGAAAAATCGGCTTTTTTATAATTTATAATGGACTAACTAATCTCCCAATCGAATCCATCTTTCCGATCACGCACAACAACCCCAAGTTTAGCCAATTCGTCGCGGATTTTATCTGAACTTGCGAAGTCTTTACGAGCCTTAGCTTCCAATCGCATATTTAACAACATATCAATTAAATTCGCCGTCAAATCTGCATGTTTTGATCCACCAGACTGCTCATCGGTAAGACCCAGAACATCAAAAATAGTGGTTCGGAAAATTTGCTTCAACAAATCAAGGTCAGCCTGTGCAATACTTTCTTTTCCCTCGGAAAGAGAGTTAATGATACGAACCCAATCGAACAGAGCAGCAATGGCTATTGGACTGTTCAAATCATCGCTCATTGCCTCATAAACCCTGTTTGGGAGATCATTTACATCAACGGTAGATTTATCGGATGCCTTAACCTTATCCAATATCCTATTTGCAGCCATCAGTCGAGCCAATCCCTTCTCGGCCGATTGAAGAGCTTCGTTCGAAAAATCGACCGTAGAACGATACTGTGCCGATAGAATAAAAAACCTTATAGTCATTGGACTATATGCCTGTTGAAGCAATTTATGGGATCCGGTAAAGAACTCTTCAAGTGTAATGAAATTACCTAACGACTTTCCCATTTTCTGACCATTAATAGTGATCATATTGTTATGCATCCAATAGCGAACGGCCTCTTTACCATTTGCAGCGACGCTTTGTGCTATTTCGCATTCATGATGGGGGAATAGCAAATCCATTCCACCGCCATGTATATCGAACGGCTCTCCGAGGTATTTTGTACTCATAGCCGAGCATTCCAAGTGCCAACCAGGGAAACCATCACTCCATGGCGAAGGCCATCGCATGATATGCTCTGGGCTTGCAGCCTTCCACAGCGCAAAATCGAAAGGATTCTGCTTCTCTTCCTGACCATCGAGCGTGCGGGTGTTGGCCATCATATCATCCAAAACTCGCCCCGATAGTTTTCCATACCTATACTTCGCATTATACTTTTCTATATCAAAGTAAACAGAACCATTCCTTTCGTACGCAAAACCGTTGTTAAGAATCTTTTTTATCAACTCTATTTGCTCAATGATATGGCCCGATGCGCGCGGCTCGATACTTGGTGATTTTACGTTGAGTTGTCGCATCGCATCCTGATAGCGAATGGTGTAGTACTGAACAACCTCCATGGGCTCCAGTTGCTCGAGCCTTGCTTTCTTTGCAATCTTGTCATCTCCTTCATCGGCATCATTCTCCAAATGGCCAACATCGGTGATGTTACGCACATAACGAACCCTATAGCCAAGATGCTGAAGATATCGGAAAAGTAAATCGAACGTAATGGCTGGTCGGGCATGGCCTAAATGTGGGTCGCCATAAACGGTAGGCCCGCAAACATATAATCCCACGTGTTGCGGATTAATTGGTTGGAACTCCTCCTTCTTACGAGTTAATGTATTATAGATAAATATTTTATTGTCCATGACTTAATAATTTACAATTATAATTGAGTGAAAGATGAATGTAAAATACAAAAAGATATCAAATTGCCTAGTTTAAAGGCAACATCGATAAAATAGAGATGGGATATATTGCTTTGCTATCATAATTTCAGCACAAAAGTAAATAATTTGAATTGAAATTATTGCGGTGAACTTATAGATCTGTCCTCAAAATGAAAAAAACTTATCAATTCACTATTAATTCCCTATAAATTATTAACTTAATAGTCTTTTTTAACACCTAATTTCTATGAAACACCCTAAAATTAAATTGATGAATTGCTTAGTGTTTATTACACTTTTAGCATTCAGTATATCTGGTTATGCCCAAAAAGGGATACCATTTATAACCAACTACTCCCTTCCTATAAATATGAGCACTCAGAATTACCAAATTATTCAGGGTGGAAACAATACCATGCATGTCCTAAATCAGAATGGAGTGTTCTGTTTCGATGGCTACAGCTGGGAGCGAATGCCCATTGCTGGACATCCAATTGCTATAACATATATTGATAAACTCTTTATTGGAGGCGATCAGGTTCTGGGCTCATTTAAAAAGAACCTT is a window of Tenuifilaceae bacterium CYCD DNA encoding:
- the cysS gene encoding cysteine--tRNA ligase; translation: MDNKIFIYNTLTRKKEEFQPINPQHVGLYVCGPTVYGDPHLGHARPAITFDLLFRYLQHLGYRVRYVRNITDVGHLENDADEGDDKIAKKARLEQLEPMEVVQYYTIRYQDAMRQLNVKSPSIEPRASGHIIEQIELIKKILNNGFAYERNGSVYFDIEKYNAKYRYGKLSGRVLDDMMANTRTLDGQEEKQNPFDFALWKAASPEHIMRWPSPWSDGFPGWHLECSAMSTKYLGEPFDIHGGGMDLLFPHHECEIAQSVAANGKEAVRYWMHNNMITINGQKMGKSLGNFITLEEFFTGSHKLLQQAYSPMTIRFFILSAQYRSTVDFSNEALQSAEKGLARLMAANRILDKVKASDKSTVDVNDLPNRVYEAMSDDLNSPIAIAALFDWVRIINSLSEGKESIAQADLDLLKQIFRTTIFDVLGLTDEQSGGSKHADLTANLIDMLLNMRLEAKARKDFASSDKIRDELAKLGVVVRDRKDGFDWEIS